The following coding sequences lie in one Sorex araneus isolate mSorAra2 chromosome 4, mSorAra2.pri, whole genome shotgun sequence genomic window:
- the ANKRD6 gene encoding ankyrin repeat domain-containing protein 6 isoform X3 yields the protein MSQQDEVAALSERLLIAAYKGQAENVVQLINKGAKHGRTALHLAANKGHLSVVQILLKAGCDLDVQDDGDQTALHRAAVVGHTDVVAALIQDGCALDRQDKDGNTALHEASWHGFSQSAKLLVKAGANVLAKNKAGNTALHLACQNSHAQSTRVLLLGGSRADLKNNAGDTCLHVAARYNHVSIIKLLLSAFCSVHEKNQAGDTALHIAAALNHKKVAKILLEAGADETIVNHAGQTPLETARYHDNPEVALLLTKAPQVLRFSRGRNLRKKRERLKEERRAQSVPRDEVAQSKGSVSAGDTPSSEQAAPRKEEVPEDILSASPEPRAKENRRRKSRPKVSALSDPTPPADQQPGGQKTSHTHNRQKKRPRHRSSPPPPHEFRAYQLYTLYRGKDGKVMQAPINGCRCEPLIHKLENQLEATVEEIKAELGSVQDKMNTKLGHMDSKTQHQMRVLDKLMVERLSAERTECLNRLQHHSDMEKHEEEKRQMSLVDELKTWCMLKIQNLELKLSGDSRASRAKSIPSTCESSTAGVDPLVETAGALAASDSSPQVVRPKEKAANPTAVHRLQPELSSSDCTGSQPRNARVQAQKEAARRDHRTQGPCVHRGTQTKKSGKSGQTRHRAQPLAPSPHSGQPAPGTEQGAPHIRDTSQALELTQYFFEAVSTQMEKWYERKIEEARSQASQKAQQEKATLKEHVKSLEEELAKLRTKVQKEN from the exons CATGGCCGGACCGCCCTGCATCTTGCTGCCAACAAGGGCCACCTCTCTGTGGTCCAGATCTTGCTGAAGGCTGGCTGTGACCTCGATGTCCAGGACGAT GGGGATCAGACAGCCTTGCACCGGGCCGCAGTGGTGGGACATACAGATGTGGTCGCTGCACTCATCCAGGACGGCTGCGCGCTGGACCGCCAAGACAAG GACGGGAACACAGCTCTGCACGAAGCCTCCTGGCACGGCTTCAGCCAGTCAGCCAAGCTGCTCGTTAAAGCCGGAGCCAACGTGCTTGCCAAGAACAAG GCCGGGAACACGGCCCTGCACCTTGCCTGCCAGAACAGCCACGCCCAGAGCACCCGCGTCCTGCTGCTGGGCGGCTCCCGCGCCGACCTCAAGAACAAC GCAGGTGACACCTGTCTGCACGTAGCAGCACGCTACAACCACGTGTCCATCATTAAGCTCCTGCTCAGCGCTTTCTGTTCTGTCCACGAGAAGAACCAG GCTGGAGACACAGCCCTTCATATCGCCGCGGCCCTCAATCACAAGAAGGTGGCGAAAATCCTCCTGGAAGCAGGAGCAGATGAGACCATTGTCAATCAT GCAGGCCAGACCCCGCTGGAGACCGCACGCTACCACGACAACCCAGAAGTCGCTCTTCTCCTCACCAAGGCTCCCCAG GTCTTGCGCTTCAGTCGTGGGCGAAAcctgaggaaaaagagagaaaggctgaaggaagagaggagagctCAGTCGGTGCCAAGAGATGAGGTGGCCCAAAGCAAG GGAAGTGTCTCCGCGGGAGACACCCCTAGCAGTGAGCAGGCTGCTCCCAGAAAAGAAGAGGTTCCAGAAGATATCCTGTCTGCATCCCCCGAGCCCCGAGCCAAGGAGAACAGGCGGAGAAAGTCCAGGCCCAAG GTGTCAGCGCTTTCtgatcccaccccaccggcagacCAACAGCCAGGGGGCCAGAAGACCTCGCACACTCACAATCGCCAGAAGAAGCGGCCCAGGCATCGTTCctcgccaccccctccccatgagTTCAGAGCCTACCAGCTTTACACTCTGTACCGCGGCAAGGATGGAAAAGTAATGCAG GCACCAATAAACGGCTGCCGATGCGAACCCCTAATCCACAAGCTGGAGAACCAGTTGGAGGCCACAGTGGAGGAGATCAAAGCCGAGCTGGGGTCCGTTCAGGATAAAATGAACACCAAGCTGGGCCACATGGACAGTAAGACCCAGCACCAA ATGCGCGTTCTGGACAAGCTGATGGTTGAGCGTCTCTCAGCAGAGAGAACGGAGTGTTTGAACCGCCTACAGCACCACTCAGACATGGAGAAGCATGAGGAAGAGAAACGACAG atgtCTTTGGTGGATGAGTTAAAAACATGGTGCATGTTAAAGATTCAGAATTTGGAGCTGAAGCTTTCTGGAGATTCTAGGGCCTCTAGAGCCAAGTCTATCCCGTCTACTTGTGAGTCCTCAACAG CAGGTGTGGATCCATTGGTGGAGACCGCCGGAGCCCTGGCTGCTTCTGACAGTTCCCCTCAGGTGGTGAGACCCAAAGAAAAAGCCGCCAACCCCACTGCGGTCCACAGGCTCCAGCCGGAGCTGTCTTCCTCGGACTGCACGGGCTCTCAGCCCAGGAACGCACGGGTGCAGGCCCAGAAAGAGGCCGCCAGGAGGGACCACAGGACACAGGGCCCCTGTGTACACAGAGGCACCCAAACCAAGAAGTCCGGGAAAAGTGGGCAGACGAGGCATCGAGCCCAgcctctggcccccagcccccacagtggGCAGCCAGCACCGGGCACTGAGCAGGGGGCCCCTCACATCCGCGATACCTCACAAGCCCTGGAGCTTACGCAGTACTTTTTTGAAGCTGTTTCCACCCAGATGGAAAAGTGGTACGAAAGGAAGATCGAGGAAGCACGCA